Genomic DNA from Triplophysa rosa linkage group LG6, Trosa_1v2, whole genome shotgun sequence:
ATTCTTGCTACAGATGTTTTTAGTGGACCATTTGTATGCTATTAACATCAGTGATCAATCATATTTGAACAATCTATTATTTTGCAAGTTTTATTAACTTGCTAAAACCAAATTTTACTCTCATTGTGACGCTGCTTCTATATTATTAGTAAGTGCGGCAGAGGTGTGGCCACCAGCAGAAAGCATTTTGATTGGAGCATAATCACAGAAGGGGTGGAGACGCTGAAAAGTAATGCTGTCATTACAGTGACCCAGTCCCAACTGTCCATCGCTGTTTCCTCCAGCCGCAAAAATCTCCCATTGTGCTGGACACACAGACACTTTTCTCTGTCAGATGAGTATGTTTACAACATTAaggtttaaatattaaaaacgtCACTTACAGTTGCTTACAAATGTGTGATCTGTCCCACAGGCAACAAACTGaattctctctgctttaagaactgtaaataaatataaaaataaacaagaaaagcaACATATAGCTGCAAGTACAAATACTAAGCACGGGTAAGGATATTTATGCACTTCTATACCTTTTACACAGGTGGGTTTAGTAACTGGTCCTTTGGTTTTTAGACCAAGCTGACCTTTGTTATTATGACCAAATGCAAATAAACGTCCCTCTTCTGAAAATAGATAATAACAGAGActgtcaataaaaaatatatatctgtaGTTATATATGAACATAAGAATATGAACATATGTTTAACACCTGTTACAAAGGACGAGTGTGATTGTCCACATGAGATGTGCACAGGAATATCATACTTTAGCCATAACCTGCACATTGTTGGCTACTTTACTCTTTCCAAAGGTAAATACAGCACCTGTATCTGTTATTAGAAAACAATAAGGATAACATATCCATAgtaaaaaataactattttacagAACATACTCTCAGTCACAAACACTCAAACACAGAGCGAACCTCTACACATTCAGGAATGTCCATTTAAATCCATAGAAAGCTTCCAGGTTCCCAGAATAGCCTGTGTAGTTAATGCTCTCAGAGCTCTGAGGCTTTATTGtaataataagatttacaacTACGTACACATATGtacatatatctatatatacacacaaacagataAATAGATCCTACCTGGTATTTCTGTATCTCCTGTCATCACTTCACCTCACTTCTGCTGATGACATTCCTGAACTGTCAGCTAACAGCTGAAACCTGTCATGAGTTACAGCTGAACCGGAAGAGTTACCGTGGCAACCGATGTGACAGTGGCCGAGATTAGCGTGTGTAGAAGCAAGACGCCAACATTGTATAAAGCACCAGTCCTTCCTTTAATAACAAgacaaatattatattttacttgTGCCACgatgttttttataaaacaagccACACGTGAACACAAAGTCTTGATCTGTctgtatgcttttattttttcgcacaaagtttttttttgtgatgcACAGTGTCTCCTCAGAAGGTCCTTCTTGAAGATGAAGATTTGTTTTCTTCTGCTCAaacactttttcttctgcacaaaatctttttcttctgctcaaacactttttcttctgcacaaaatctttttcttctgctcaaacactttttcttctgcacaaaatctttttcttctgcacaaaactttttttcttttgcacaacatgtttttgttatgcACGGTGAACTTTTTTCTTGAACGAAGACGTCCTTGAAAAATTAGGACACGTACAAAGTTTTTGTGGATGGAAAGGCTTCAACAGGTGCGGGTGCCCGGCTCTCCATTATTCTGACCAACGGCGGGATTCTGTGTGGCGGCCTCTTCAGACCTGCATCGTCACGTCGGCTCATGTTGCCGCTGCGATGAAATAAGTTGAGGTTATCTCCCACAACACCATTTCCCATTTTCTTCGGGCGAGCGACGAGCTTCATAGGAATGCAAGTTGGTTCCAAAGCAGGGGTATTCCTTGGCGTGTAACACACATTCTTAGGTCTCAGATATGTATGTTTGTTCACCCTCACCGGTTGACCCACGAGACCAGGCAGCCGTGGTAAGGATGGAACGGAGGACTTGTTAGTCGTAGCAGACTTACAAGAAGAGTCTTCCATATTTCCCTTTGGCAGGACGGTTAAATTTGAAGGTCTGGGCCCTCTACGCTCTGGAGGTCTTCCACCTGAAGCCAACTCATTCTGCACAATGTTTGTCAGAAAGCAAGTAAAAGATTGTGACTTCGGTCGAATCTCCGGTAGAAGAGAAGGTCCCGAAGATCTGCCAAGAAGCCTTTGACCTCTGACAACGAGGGATGGCAGTGTCTGCATCCTGTCCATGTTCGAATGAAGGAGTGACAGCAAATCCAACCGCTAAGTGTAAGTGAAGAGCGAGGATTGATCGCAGCAGTCAAACGCCGAACGAAGGTCTCACACAAGATTTATCTACGTTACTGACGCTGACGCCATTATGTCGTCACGGCGCTGTTTCGCAAAACATCATTTCAATGAAAACAGTtggtttatatttcatttgatcatttttaagtgtattttaaCTATATTTAGTTTAACTTTAACATGATAGCGATTTTACACCTTATTGGCTGAAATATAGGCCTAACGTTACACATATTTTAGCCCATTGTGCTAAACAGACCAACacatttttaaactattttatgATAAGCAAATGAAAGTAACGTAATTGACGTGTGGTAAGTCTTTGAAAGAGTTTTCTTcttattatttgcttttttattagAGCACTGCAGGCGCGTGAACTGGCATGTCTCTTCAGATTCACCACAGATTCACTTGCGCGTTTGTTTATCAAAATCAATATTTGCAGATTCTCTTAAGATTAAGAATAATACTGATAACACTTTAAACATTTGCGGCAACATTTATTGAAGAAAAGAGAGTTACCGTATTAAAGTAATTTCCTTTCCGATTTCCTCAGTACAGATTTTGGAGTGCAGTTGCTTCATTTAACCACAAGAGAGCTCGTTTGCCCACTTTGTTTAAGCAGGGAGAATGAAACCGGACGATTTTCTGTATTAATAAGTAAAAACCTTCACCGAAATGTACTGAgaagatgtaaaaaaaaactatgtatcacaaagtgtagtttttttatttgatctaaATCTCTCATTAGCATTGGAGAACACATCTGACAGAGAATATTGCTATCCGTATATTGTTCCCCTTCTTAAATAAAGTATATCAACGACAATAAATGACTTTACGGAATAGTTATTTTTTAACGGAATAAAAGTGTGCCCGCACCTGATTGAACCAGAGTAGACAATGagatctctgtgtgtgtgtgcaggaccTAAGCATCAATAATAGGGTACATCTATACATCTGCTTCCTGTATCATAAAATGTTTGATTGTCATATGCCTTGACATGTTTGTTAGTAgtttaatgcaaaaataatgTGAATTGAACTGGATGTGTAAACAATCCGTAGACATTTTAGTCTAAGCAGTAATACTGCTCAATACCTACATTAAGGTTGTGAATACATCCTACTAacacacagaaataaaatgtataccatCACCTTGAATATATCCCAAGTCACTTGCAATGAAATGCATTCTTGAAATGCATATACTGACTAATACCTATATTGATGTCCAATAAAGAGGGCTATAAAATAGgatgtttgtattattttttacaggtaGATTGTATATGTTCTGGTTTCCTTGCATTGAATTGGAAATATACTGTTTGTCTGTGCAGAAAAGGCCGATGTGTTGTTGTGTCACTCAGGTTTTCCATTGTGATACACCCCCTCAAAGCActgtaaacatttaacatacATGATAAATATCTTTTGCATGTCTACTTTACCGAAGACAAAAAAGCAGTAAATTCCAGTATAATATAGAACAATTAACTACATTTAAAAGAGTGGTGCATTTAAAAGAGGTCATTGTAGAAAGTGGAATTTTCAAGTTATGGCTGCTGATCTTAGCATGAGCATGAAAGTGTGGCGTTCATTTAGCTCTgattcattgtgatttttcacAACCGCTTGCCCTGTTTGTGGTACCAGATTATAGAGAGATCAGACCAGCACCGGTGTCAAAGGTTTAGGATTTAAGTAAAGTTTAgattgtaaataaaacaatgaaactaAATAGGTACAATAAATAGAGGCaatgttttgaaataaactaaattcctccaaaaatatagaataataaaaacaataaacaataaaataaataaattgcaaaTGGAGACAGAGAGTGAGAGGTTTACAGGGTGAGGTTGAGAAGAGTCAGAGAATAAGGGtggagatgagagagagagcagaagaaCAGGTTTGTAAATCTTTCGAGACATTCCACCCATTCCAAAAGCTTCTCGGCTTCTCTATCGATGGCTTAGTGCATGTACAATTATTTAAACTGAAACCTCACTTGTGATCTTATCTCATCTAAACAATGTTTGATCTCTAGTTTTTACCTTTaacccatgtgtgtgtgtgttgtgtaaaaTCTTGAAACATGTGTAATACAAtggcaaatataaaataaaaccttgTAAATCATAAGAATATAAATCTGAACacggtgtgtatgtgtgtgtgaaagaaacTTTCGCAGGTTTCACATTGTGGGTCATTTGCACCTGAATACTGATTTGGGCTCTctcgtgttaatttgttaaacTTGACAACAAACTATAGTAAATCCCTTCTGGGCATTCAGATTAATTCTACAGGACATAAGAGGCAGTTTCAGGCACTTTAAAAGATTTGAAAGTCTATAAAAGGGAGAACAGAAACATGcccccaaaacatatttttaaggaGATATCTGTGCACCTCATAAAGTGTTTCAGTAATGATTCAgtcattttattacaaatacaatttaaaagtaTTTGTCTGAAAGTACCCTATTTATGTTCGCCTATGTGGCATTATAAGGCTtccaacaaataaaacaaatacaacaaatataaaatattttagacgTGGGTTTGGGTCTGACTTTGACTAGCCTAACAGAATATACTGTAGTTTATGCTATTTAAAAAAggctttattttaatgtttaatgcataTATGCAGTCGTATAAATCCTAACCTTTATATTATATTCACCTATTATGTGTCATTAATTTAGCCTTTAGCCTATAGACTTTTTTTATTGGCCATGCCTAAATAAGTCAGTGGAACATGTTCACTGCATATTACAATTTATTACGTTTGTCTGTATCGTAACTAATTGTGTAATCAATCAGTTTATTTCGATTCTCTTTTGTGCCTCTCCCTATGCTGAGGTTTGTGTCCCACTAATGGAATCTGGTTGTGGCCGACCTGACACCCCATACCGGACCTACAGGTTTCGGTCACGCCCAGTCTATAAAGAACCACATATATAAAGTCAAAGAATGTAACACTCCAGAAGGAAGTTAAGCCCACGGGAGAGAAGCATAACTCCccaagaaaagagagaaaagtaGGCTACTCTGGAGTTAACCCTCTCAACAATCAAGATGCAGATGTCCGAGCCCCTCAGCCAGAAGAACGCGCTTTTCACGGCCATGAACCGTTTTATCGGCGCCGTCAACAACATGGACGAGACGGTCATGGTGCCGAGCTTACTGAGAGATGTGCCGTTGGACCAGGAAATCGAGCTGCAGAAGTTAACTAAAGACCCTGGCAGCTATCTGAGGGATGTTGAGGTGGACATGTACAGCTACTACAGCCAGCTCAAGTCCATCCGAAACAACATCGAATGGGGCGTCATGCGCGCAGAGGAGCAGAGGCGCAAAAAGGACAATTCTGCGCCGGAGCCACCGCGCACCGAGCCCGAGGGCGACATGGACCTGGAGGAACTCCTTCAGTACCACCTGAGGGGTTTGCATGGGGTGCTGTCTAACCTTACAAGTCAAGCCAACAACCTGACTAACAGATACAAGCAGGAGATTGGCATCGCTGGCTGGGGACAGTGAACTGCATCTTGAAGGACATGAATCTATTAGGATATGATGATTTGTTCTGACCTAATATAGTCTGTATTAGTAAAAAATCCTAACTGCCAAAACACTTCATTTACACTGTCAAAAGGTTCAAATGAAAGATATGCCAAGATGGGAAAgtggttttgttttaatgttttctatAGTGTTGATCACTGATGTGTTATAAGAGGACTGCTTCCTGTATTTATGTCATGGCATTTAATTTGCACTGACAGTCTTTTAAAATCTCCGTTCAAGTGGCTGAATGCCATACCTTACCTTGCTATTTAAACCtatttatgtattatgtataattgaatgcatttattttttcattctttATGAGAGGAAAACTGTTGTCTTATGATGTTCCTGTATACATTCCAGAATACAACTTTGTTTGTTTCCTCTGGTAACTGTAGGAACTGAGAGTATGATAATTTTTGTGAGGTTTTTAGAGGATGTTATAGAGAACCCATGGGAATGTTTCCTGCTAACTAGACTGTATAGACTGTAAACTATCTGTGAATCATCTTGTGAATCAATGACGTGGACAGCTCTGAGAATCACTTTGTGTGTATCATGATGAGCTTCATGAGGTTCTGTCATATTGTGCCATTGGGTCTGTATGATTGATCACAGCATATTTTGTTTGCCTGAGAAAATaaacttttgtattttaattcatCATATCCATTGTCATGCTGTTTACTGTTTTCATGCCCAACAATTCATGATCACTATGCCCTACTGATCATCTGGTACTTACGAAGGTGTCAATCTATAAATTTCATTAATTTGTGCGATgtcattttgtgtaaaaatgaactaaaataataatcagtaatctcttagatcagtggttcttaaagtttttttataatttaatttatagaaGCTGCATGCCACATCAGCATTGCTGTGGGCACAGGAGTGCATTTT
This window encodes:
- the mid1ip1a gene encoding mid1-interacting protein 1A; amino-acid sequence: MQMSEPLSQKNALFTAMNRFIGAVNNMDETVMVPSLLRDVPLDQEIELQKLTKDPGSYLRDVEVDMYSYYSQLKSIRNNIEWGVMRAEEQRRKKDNSAPEPPRTEPEGDMDLEELLQYHLRGLHGVLSNLTSQANNLTNRYKQEIGIAGWGQ
- the LOC130555295 gene encoding X-linked retinitis pigmentosa GTPase regulator-like, whose amino-acid sequence is MTGDTEIPEEGRLFAFGHNNKGQLGLKTKGPVTKPTCVKVLKAERIQFVACGTDHTFVSNSQWEIFAAGGNSDGQLGLGHCNDSITFQRLHPFCDYAPIKMLSAEDGRLFLWGDNSVGQLVLGNESHVLLPKELKLGQPLRWVSCGYRLTALVTDNGDVFTFGESADGRLVIILLVSLVWGMRVMSYCLKS